In Flavobacterium sp. N1736, the following are encoded in one genomic region:
- a CDS encoding DUF5004 domain-containing protein yields the protein MRCKSIYWLAVIMCFMTLSCDNTEDGSYVDPITLYEKVNGNWGLTNLKMVDESAKANAIEPSEQNLSTYFNYEDFKIKFNVDEKMNPTSYEVLGNVPPLFAPTGFWRLSSDFQPTNASGPVRIYLYSDAQKTQKTDELRLTSVPGNNDEMELQLVHSSGGIAFVSYVFKLTAIN from the coding sequence ATGAGATGTAAAAGTATTTATTGGTTAGCTGTTATTATGTGTTTCATGACCCTTAGTTGTGATAATACAGAAGACGGAAGCTACGTTGATCCGATTACCCTTTATGAGAAAGTAAACGGAAATTGGGGATTAACAAATTTGAAAATGGTTGATGAATCTGCTAAAGCAAATGCCATCGAACCGAGTGAACAAAACTTGAGTACGTATTTTAACTACGAAGATTTTAAAATCAAATTCAACGTAGATGAAAAAATGAATCCAACAAGTTATGAAGTTCTGGGAAATGTACCTCCATTATTTGCTCCAACAGGATTTTGGAGATTAAGCTCCGATTTTCAGCCAACTAACGCAAGCGGTCCGGTACGAATTTATTTGTACAGCGACGCTCAGAAAACGCAAAAAACAGACGAACTCAGACTTACTTCAGTTCCTGGAAACAATGACGAAATGGAACTTCAATTGGTGCATTCTTCTGGCGGAATTGCATTTGTGTCTTATGTATTCAAATTAACTGCTATTAACTAA
- a CDS encoding DUF6377 domain-containing protein → MRRILILYFFIAGFSLAAKETNPVLEELDKVLLKKEVYLKKKYHKIAALKKDVSKFTLSQNNEQLYNSYMSLFDEYKSFKYDSAYYYLEEAKIKAIVLKDPKFLAKSRIKEGFVLLSSGLFKEAIDTLNVIDDQKLDQKNKFEYYSIKARAYYDLADYNKDQRFNIHYVQQGNHFLKKALELIGTNSNEYWAAESLKRLKQQDWRGAEFAFSYWINNYNLPPDYYGIATSSLGYIYSERGYTKKAIYYLALAAIADVKNATKETVALRNLANELFKMGYLDKANEYINIAMDDATFYNARHRKIEISSILPIIEKAQLNNVKDKNDKLERIIILLTILTFIIILFLIIIFKQLKEKNKARKIMASSYAQLQEMNVSLSEANAIKEEYITYFIKATSAFINKIDHIQKSTLHKIITKKTDEVIASLKRYNVKEERENLFHQFDEIFLKLFPTFVTDFNHLFPNDHKCLVKKGELLNTELRIFALYRLGIQDSSQMAEFLELSVATIYTYKTRIKSKSDFKDTFEEKIMAIKTI, encoded by the coding sequence ATGCGAAGAATATTGATTCTGTATTTTTTTATTGCAGGTTTTTCTCTGGCTGCGAAAGAGACAAATCCTGTTCTGGAAGAATTAGATAAAGTGCTTCTTAAAAAAGAAGTTTACTTAAAAAAGAAATATCATAAAATTGCAGCTTTAAAAAAAGACGTTTCAAAATTTACTTTAAGCCAGAATAATGAACAATTGTATAATTCTTATATGTCGTTGTTTGATGAATATAAATCTTTCAAATACGACTCAGCTTATTATTATCTTGAAGAAGCAAAAATCAAGGCCATTGTTTTAAAAGACCCAAAGTTTTTGGCTAAAAGCCGAATCAAGGAAGGTTTCGTTTTGCTCTCCTCCGGATTGTTTAAAGAAGCGATTGATACGCTAAATGTTATTGACGACCAGAAACTCGACCAGAAAAATAAATTCGAATATTACTCCATAAAGGCGCGCGCTTATTATGATCTTGCCGATTATAATAAAGATCAGCGTTTTAATATTCATTATGTGCAGCAGGGAAATCATTTCCTGAAAAAAGCTTTGGAATTAATTGGCACGAACAGCAATGAATATTGGGCTGCCGAAAGTTTAAAACGTCTGAAACAGCAAGATTGGCGCGGTGCCGAATTTGCGTTTAGTTACTGGATTAACAACTATAATTTACCGCCGGATTATTACGGAATCGCTACTTCGAGTCTGGGTTATATTTATTCGGAAAGAGGATATACCAAAAAAGCCATTTATTATCTCGCTCTCGCGGCTATTGCCGATGTGAAAAATGCAACGAAAGAAACGGTTGCTTTGCGAAATCTCGCCAACGAACTCTTTAAAATGGGGTATCTCGACAAGGCAAATGAGTATATAAATATTGCGATGGACGACGCTACTTTTTATAATGCAAGACATCGAAAAATTGAAATTTCGTCGATTTTGCCTATTATCGAAAAAGCACAATTGAATAATGTAAAAGATAAAAATGACAAACTCGAAAGAATTATTATTCTGTTAACGATTCTGACTTTTATTATTATTTTGTTTCTGATTATCATTTTCAAACAATTAAAAGAAAAGAATAAAGCCCGAAAAATAATGGCTTCGTCGTATGCACAATTGCAGGAAATGAATGTGAGTTTAAGCGAAGCAAATGCAATTAAGGAAGAATATATTACGTATTTTATTAAAGCAACTTCGGCGTTTATTAATAAGATAGATCATATTCAAAAAAGTACGCTTCATAAAATTATTACGAAGAAAACCGATGAAGTTATTGCGAGTTTAAAACGCTATAATGTAAAGGAAGAACGCGAAAATCTATTTCACCAATTTGATGAAATCTTTCTGAAATTATTCCCCACTTTTGTGACGGATTTTAATCATTTGTTTCCCAATGATCATAAATGTCTTGTAAAAAAAGGAGAACTTTTAAATACTGAACTCCGCATTTTTGCCTTGTATAGATTAGGGATTCAGGACAGCAGCCAAATGGCGGAATTTCTGGAACTTTCTGTGGCTACAATCTACACGTACAAAACCAGAATTAAAAGCAAATCAGATTTTAAAGATACTTTTGAGGAGAAGATTATGGCGATTAAAACGATTTAA
- a CDS encoding sterol desaturase family protein, translated as MEHINFLAFAMPAFFLFLFLEYKLAQHKKRPEIFNYESSVSNISIGIAERLINLFIAASFYQLYYLIYDNYRILDIPSNVFVWFALILATDFVWYWYHRLGHEVNFFWAAHIVHHHSEEFNFTAAARITTFQAIVRTGFWCVLPFIGFHPTMVITMLIVHGAYSFFTHTQLIGKIKWLEYVFVTPSIHGVHHASDEKYLDKNYGDMFTFWDRIFGTFQEEEEKPKYGLTHPLKSYSFLWQHFHYYFEIFELWKRSSGFKAKWKAIFGSPAHMDQDIRPVLEKRFLQDKSNPHQRLRFRNYLYIQLGICTLFLTVFTYYFDLLDLFDKVFVLLFILITLINCGALLEQRKWMYYLEYGRIFIVTTYFLYEEDLTSFLFIPLAIMIFAEQLFSLSKRYQNVILQLETSE; from the coding sequence ATGGAACATATTAATTTTCTTGCGTTTGCGATGCCGGCGTTTTTCCTTTTTTTATTTTTAGAATATAAACTGGCACAGCACAAAAAAAGACCGGAAATTTTCAATTACGAAAGCTCTGTTTCGAACATTAGTATTGGCATTGCAGAAAGATTAATTAACCTGTTTATTGCCGCAAGTTTTTATCAGTTGTATTATTTGATATATGATAATTACCGAATTTTGGATATTCCCAGTAATGTATTTGTTTGGTTTGCCTTAATTCTCGCCACAGATTTTGTCTGGTATTGGTATCACAGATTAGGTCACGAAGTCAACTTTTTTTGGGCAGCGCATATAGTACATCATCACAGCGAAGAATTTAATTTTACAGCTGCCGCCAGAATCACCACTTTTCAGGCCATTGTCAGAACCGGATTTTGGTGCGTTTTACCCTTTATTGGTTTTCATCCCACAATGGTAATCACAATGCTGATTGTGCATGGCGCATATTCCTTTTTCACGCATACACAGCTTATTGGCAAAATAAAATGGCTCGAATATGTTTTTGTAACGCCATCAATTCACGGCGTTCATCACGCATCTGACGAGAAATATCTCGATAAAAATTACGGCGATATGTTTACTTTTTGGGATCGTATTTTTGGAACTTTTCAGGAAGAAGAAGAAAAACCAAAATACGGATTAACGCATCCGCTAAAAAGTTATAGTTTCCTTTGGCAGCACTTTCATTATTACTTTGAAATTTTCGAATTATGGAAACGTTCCTCAGGATTTAAAGCCAAATGGAAAGCCATTTTTGGAAGTCCGGCGCATATGGATCAGGATATTCGTCCCGTATTAGAAAAACGATTTTTGCAGGATAAAAGTAATCCGCATCAAAGACTTCGATTTCGAAATTACCTTTATATTCAATTAGGAATCTGTACTTTATTTCTAACTGTTTTCACCTATTATTTTGATCTTTTAGATCTTTTTGATAAGGTTTTTGTTTTGTTATTTATTCTCATAACATTAATTAATTGCGGCGCTTTATTAGAACAGCGAAAATGGATGTATTATCTCGAATATGGACGCATTTTTATTGTAACAACGTACTTTTTATATGAAGAAGATTTAACTTCATTCCTGTTTATTCCGCTGGCAATTATGATTTTTGCAGAGCAATTATTCTCCCTCAGCAAACGATATCAAAACGTAATACTTCAATTGGAAACTTCAGAATAA
- a CDS encoding Glu/Leu/Phe/Val family dehydrogenase, with protein MSAEIIKQNPFQSMIDRFNIAADILNLDESIRQKLQRPEKQIVVNFSIVLDNGNVQNFEGYRVIHNTALGPSKGGIRYDNAVNLDEVKALAAWMTWKSAVTGIPFGGAKGGIICDPKTLSKTELEKITRAYTKALSDIFGPEKDVPAPDMGTGPDEMGWLMDEFSLVHGKPIHAVVTGKHLHSGGSLGRVEATGRGVSIITLLALQKLKLRPARSTAAIQGFGNVGLHSALFLYEKGLKIVAVSDVSEAFYNPEGLNIPELILYYNLNNKSIKGYPNSVAIKHEDLLLLEVDVLIPAAKEDVITQKNANDIRAKIIIEAANGPVSSDADKILHDNNVLVVPDILANAGGVTVSYFEWLQNSLLESWRIHQINTRLEDILEKGFETVFRIAAKHNVTPRIAAYIIALQKVADTQSVKEVALDTPKFKQN; from the coding sequence ATGAGTGCAGAAATAATTAAACAGAATCCCTTTCAATCCATGATTGATCGCTTTAATATCGCCGCCGATATTTTAAATCTTGATGAATCAATCAGGCAGAAATTGCAAAGGCCGGAAAAACAAATAGTCGTTAATTTTTCTATTGTTTTGGATAATGGAAACGTACAAAACTTCGAAGGATATCGTGTCATTCACAATACAGCTTTAGGCCCGTCAAAAGGTGGAATACGTTATGATAATGCCGTAAATCTTGACGAGGTAAAAGCATTGGCAGCCTGGATGACCTGGAAATCTGCTGTAACCGGAATTCCGTTTGGAGGAGCAAAAGGCGGTATTATTTGTGATCCGAAAACACTTTCTAAAACAGAATTAGAGAAAATAACAAGAGCGTATACAAAAGCTTTATCAGATATTTTTGGACCTGAAAAAGACGTTCCTGCGCCGGATATGGGAACCGGACCAGACGAAATGGGCTGGTTAATGGATGAATTTTCATTAGTTCACGGTAAACCAATTCATGCCGTAGTAACCGGAAAACATTTGCATTCTGGAGGTTCTTTAGGCAGAGTAGAAGCAACTGGAAGAGGCGTAAGCATTATTACACTTTTGGCACTTCAAAAATTAAAACTTAGACCTGCAAGATCCACAGCTGCTATTCAGGGATTTGGAAATGTAGGATTGCATTCGGCTCTATTTTTATATGAAAAAGGATTAAAGATAGTCGCAGTCAGTGATGTTTCTGAAGCCTTTTATAACCCTGAAGGATTGAATATTCCGGAGCTGATTTTGTATTATAATCTGAATAATAAAAGCATTAAAGGCTATCCAAATTCTGTCGCTATAAAACACGAAGATTTATTGCTTTTAGAAGTTGATGTATTGATTCCGGCTGCAAAAGAAGATGTTATTACGCAAAAAAATGCAAATGATATTAGAGCTAAAATAATTATAGAAGCAGCAAACGGCCCGGTTTCTTCTGATGCTGATAAAATATTGCATGACAATAATGTTTTGGTTGTTCCTGATATTTTGGCAAATGCGGGCGGAGTTACGGTTTCGTATTTCGAATGGCTTCAGAATTCGCTTTTAGAATCGTGGAGAATTCACCAAATCAATACAAGATTAGAAGATATTTTAGAAAAAGGTTTTGAAACTGTTTTCAGAATTGCGGCAAAACACAATGTAACGCCACGTATTGCTGCCTATATTATTGCTTTGCAAAAAGTAGCCGATACACAATCTGTAAAAGAAGTGGCACTAGATACGCCTAAATTCAAACAGAATTAA
- a CDS encoding DMT family transporter, whose protein sequence is MLFLVLSILCSVTVGVIFKITRKYNSSPIQIVAFNYVFALLLCYFTFSPDISAIDSKAPWNIYLAVGVLLPVIFLFLIASIKHMGIVKTDAAQRLSLFIPILAAWFIFKEEFNTYKVLGIIIGFLALLFILKKQSENKENKWIYPAVVLVGFGLIDILFKQIALYTNLPYTTSLFIVFDISLAISLLIVVYEVALKKVKLELKNIFFGGLVGLFNFGNILFYLKAHKAFSENPSTVFAGMNMGVIILGSLVGLLFFKEKLSKINFIGIFLALIAIVLIVISQFR, encoded by the coding sequence ATGTTATTTCTTGTTTTAAGTATTCTTTGTAGCGTAACTGTTGGTGTAATTTTTAAAATAACCCGAAAGTATAATAGCAGTCCAATTCAAATTGTAGCTTTTAATTATGTATTTGCCTTGCTGCTTTGCTATTTTACGTTTAGTCCCGATATTTCTGCAATAGACTCAAAAGCTCCGTGGAATATTTATCTTGCGGTAGGTGTTTTATTACCTGTCATTTTTCTGTTTTTGATTGCTTCCATAAAACATATGGGAATCGTAAAAACAGATGCTGCACAACGATTATCACTTTTTATTCCCATACTTGCCGCTTGGTTTATCTTTAAAGAAGAATTCAATACTTATAAAGTTCTGGGAATCATAATTGGCTTTTTAGCCTTGTTATTCATCTTAAAAAAACAATCAGAAAATAAAGAAAACAAATGGATTTATCCGGCTGTGGTTTTAGTAGGTTTCGGATTAATCGATATCCTTTTTAAGCAAATTGCACTTTACACCAATTTGCCGTACACAACTTCTTTATTTATTGTCTTTGATATTTCGCTTGCAATTTCCCTGCTTATTGTGGTTTACGAAGTTGCTTTGAAAAAAGTAAAATTAGAACTTAAAAACATCTTTTTCGGAGGTTTGGTCGGACTTTTTAATTTCGGAAATATCTTGTTTTACCTAAAAGCACACAAAGCATTTTCAGAAAATCCGTCGACCGTTTTTGCTGGAATGAATATGGGCGTTATCATTTTAGGAAGCCTTGTTGGTCTGCTTTTTTTCAAGGAAAAACTATCCAAAATTAACTTCATCGGCATCTTTTTAGCCTTAATTGCCATTGTTTTGATTGTGATTTCTCAATTTAGGTAA
- a CDS encoding 2OG-Fe(II) oxygenase encodes MEDSFEDLIASYLENKVGISEHFLSPELANHLKQNLLDLNEKSLLLAAGIGNSEKPSYDGAIRSDSIYWLDKKHNNVFENDFFDKIDAFILYLNESCYTGITGYEFHYALYEKGDFYLKHLDQFKNNPSRKYSMISYLNSNWQESDGGELMIHQENNNQKIAPTQGKTVFFKSNELVHEVLVTQNTRMSITGWLKSD; translated from the coding sequence ATGGAAGATAGTTTCGAAGATTTGATTGCAAGTTATTTGGAGAATAAAGTTGGAATATCAGAACATTTTTTAAGTCCTGAACTGGCAAATCACTTAAAGCAAAATTTGCTTGATTTAAACGAGAAAAGTTTATTGCTCGCAGCCGGAATTGGCAATTCTGAGAAACCCTCTTATGATGGCGCAATTAGAAGCGATTCTATATATTGGCTTGATAAAAAGCATAATAATGTTTTCGAAAATGATTTTTTTGATAAAATAGACGCCTTCATATTATACTTAAATGAAAGCTGTTATACCGGAATTACAGGTTATGAATTTCATTATGCACTTTACGAAAAAGGTGATTTTTATCTAAAACATTTAGACCAATTCAAAAATAATCCAAGCAGAAAATACTCGATGATCAGTTATTTAAACAGTAATTGGCAAGAATCTGACGGAGGAGAATTAATGATTCATCAGGAAAATAACAACCAGAAAATTGCGCCCACCCAAGGCAAAACTGTTTTCTTTAAAAGTAACGAATTAGTTCATGAGGTTTTAGTTACACAAAATACCAGAATGAGTATTACAGGCTGGTTAAAGAGCGATTAA
- a CDS encoding AAA family ATPase, protein MKIENINTLGQLKAAGYKTTSIKDELRNNLREKIKSGAPVFEGVHGFENTVIPELERAILSRHNINLLGLRGQAKTRLARKMVELLDEYIPFVSGSEINDDPLNPISRFAKDLIAEKGDETPISWLHRNERFFEKLATPDVTVADLIGDVDPIKAANLKLSYADDRVIHFGMIPRANRSIFVINELPDLQARIQVALFNILQEGDIQIRGFKLRMPLDMQFIFTANPEDYTNRGSIVTPLKDRIGSQILTHYPESVAIARTITEQEAKLDKNQSDIVYVPSLARDILEQISFEARDSEYIDNKSGVSARMSITAFENLISTAERRALKAGIDQTTLRLSDFIGIIPAITGKVELVYEGEQEGAAAVAQNLIGSAIRTLFPTLLPKIEKLEKPGEKTPYSDLIEWFFAESGFELLDDASDSEYQEILNEITPLDILVKKYQPELDKEDKYFFKEFILWGLVEYKKLSKDRFAQGHQFKDMYGSYISKL, encoded by the coding sequence ATGAAAATAGAAAACATAAATACACTTGGTCAATTAAAAGCCGCAGGATATAAAACTACAAGTATTAAAGATGAATTGCGAAATAATTTGCGTGAAAAAATAAAATCGGGAGCACCGGTTTTTGAAGGCGTTCATGGTTTCGAAAATACCGTAATTCCGGAGTTAGAGCGCGCTATTTTATCACGCCATAATATTAATTTGTTAGGACTTCGCGGTCAGGCAAAAACACGTTTGGCGCGCAAAATGGTCGAATTGCTGGATGAATATATTCCGTTTGTTTCAGGTTCAGAAATTAATGACGATCCGTTAAATCCGATTTCACGTTTTGCAAAAGATCTTATTGCAGAAAAAGGAGACGAAACACCAATTTCTTGGTTACACAGAAACGAACGTTTCTTCGAAAAACTGGCAACACCAGATGTTACCGTTGCTGATTTAATTGGAGATGTTGACCCAATAAAAGCGGCGAATTTAAAATTATCTTATGCAGATGATCGCGTAATTCACTTCGGAATGATTCCCAGAGCGAACCGATCTATTTTTGTGATCAACGAATTACCTGATTTGCAAGCCAGAATTCAGGTTGCATTGTTTAATATATTGCAGGAAGGCGATATTCAAATTAGAGGTTTCAAATTGAGAATGCCGCTGGATATGCAATTTATTTTTACTGCAAACCCGGAAGATTATACAAACAGAGGAAGTATAGTTACGCCTTTAAAAGACAGAATTGGTTCTCAAATTCTAACACATTATCCTGAAAGTGTAGCAATTGCGAGAACAATTACAGAACAGGAAGCGAAATTAGATAAAAATCAAAGTGATATTGTTTACGTACCAAGTCTGGCTCGTGACATTTTAGAACAAATTAGTTTTGAGGCACGCGACAGCGAATATATCGACAATAAAAGTGGTGTAAGTGCCAGAATGAGCATTACAGCTTTCGAAAACCTAATTAGTACAGCAGAACGCCGCGCTTTAAAAGCAGGAATTGATCAGACGACTTTGCGTTTATCTGATTTTATCGGAATTATTCCGGCCATTACAGGAAAAGTAGAGTTAGTTTATGAAGGAGAGCAGGAGGGAGCAGCTGCCGTTGCACAAAATTTAATAGGATCTGCAATTAGAACTTTATTCCCTACGCTTTTGCCAAAAATAGAAAAACTGGAAAAACCGGGAGAAAAAACACCATATTCTGATTTGATCGAATGGTTTTTTGCCGAAAGCGGTTTCGAATTATTAGACGATGCCAGTGATTCAGAATATCAGGAAATTCTGAATGAAATAACACCATTAGATATTCTGGTGAAAAAATACCAGCCTGAATTAGACAAAGAAGATAAATATTTTTTCAAAGAATTTATTTTATGGGGATTGGTAGAATACAAAAAATTAAGCAAAGACCGCTTCGCGCAAGGACACCAGTTTAAAGATATGTACGGAAGTTATATTAGTAAATTGTAA
- a CDS encoding vWA domain-containing protein has translation MKNEFKKGFYFKTYEAPFQSPFEKLFGIFKELITHTSGDFDEAIDWLRELDKEYKLTDENYTIDDFIEDLKKKGYIKDEVKEDGTDGFGITAKTERAIRQQALDQIFGNLKRSGNGNHKTKHAGNGDEHTGEFREFNFGDGLERISLTESLRNAQVNNGVESFMLTENDLVVEETQYKAQMSTVLMIDISHSMILYGEDRITPAKKVAMALAELITTRYPKDTLDILVFGNDAWTIPIKDLPYLQVGPYHTNTVAGLQLAMDILRRKRNTNKQIFMITDGKPSCVRERDGSYYMNSNGLDEYIVDKCYTQAQQARKLHIPITTFMIANDPYLQRFVNHFTEANQGKAFYTGLKGLGEMIFEDYETNRKKRVR, from the coding sequence ATGAAAAACGAATTTAAAAAAGGTTTTTATTTTAAGACATACGAAGCCCCGTTTCAGTCTCCGTTTGAAAAGCTTTTTGGTATTTTTAAAGAGCTCATCACCCATACTTCGGGCGATTTCGATGAGGCTATAGACTGGCTTCGGGAGTTGGATAAAGAATATAAACTTACCGACGAAAACTACACAATCGATGATTTTATCGAAGATTTAAAAAAGAAAGGTTACATAAAAGACGAGGTTAAAGAAGATGGAACTGATGGTTTTGGTATCACAGCTAAAACAGAACGTGCCATTAGACAACAAGCCTTAGATCAAATTTTCGGAAATTTAAAGCGTTCCGGAAACGGAAATCACAAAACAAAACATGCCGGAAATGGAGATGAACATACCGGAGAATTTCGTGAGTTTAATTTTGGCGATGGTTTAGAGCGTATTTCCTTAACCGAAAGTTTGCGAAATGCACAAGTTAATAACGGCGTAGAAAGTTTCATGCTTACCGAAAATGATTTGGTTGTAGAAGAAACGCAATACAAAGCCCAAATGAGTACCGTTTTGATGATCGACATCAGCCACAGTATGATTTTGTATGGCGAAGACCGAATTACGCCTGCCAAAAAAGTAGCGATGGCTTTAGCCGAATTAATCACAACCCGTTATCCAAAAGACACACTTGATATTTTGGTTTTTGGAAACGATGCATGGACAATTCCAATTAAAGATTTACCGTATCTGCAAGTTGGTCCATACCACACCAATACAGTTGCAGGTTTACAATTGGCGATGGATATTTTACGCAGAAAGCGAAATACCAACAAACAGATTTTTATGATTACCGACGGAAAACCAAGCTGCGTACGTGAACGCGATGGTTCTTATTATATGAATAGTAATGGTCTCGACGAATATATTGTAGACAAATGTTATACGCAGGCACAGCAAGCCAGAAAATTGCACATACCCATTACGACTTTTATGATTGCAAACGATCCGTATTTGCAGCGTTTTGTAAATCATTTTACAGAAGCCAATCAGGGAAAAGCATTTTACACCGGACTTAAAGGTTTGGGCGAAATGATTTTTGAAGATTATGAAACGAATAGGAAGAAGAGAGTTCGTTAA
- a CDS encoding YchJ family protein, whose amino-acid sequence MENKKCFCDTGLLFQDCCGLYLENNQKAPTALALMRSRYSAYVMHNADYLLETTYVSERQYYSKEEILNWATSNKWQKLKILSFTKNTVEFKAHFLDANNKSQIHYEFSTFKSENNQWFYLDGKFE is encoded by the coding sequence ATGGAGAATAAAAAGTGTTTTTGCGATACAGGTTTATTATTTCAGGATTGCTGCGGATTATACCTTGAAAACAATCAAAAAGCGCCAACAGCTTTAGCTTTAATGCGTTCGAGATATTCAGCTTATGTAATGCATAATGCCGATTATCTTTTAGAAACCACTTATGTTTCAGAAAGACAATATTATTCAAAAGAAGAAATTTTAAACTGGGCAACAAGTAATAAATGGCAAAAATTGAAAATTTTAAGTTTTACTAAAAATACAGTTGAATTTAAAGCCCATTTTTTAGATGCAAATAATAAATCACAGATACATTATGAATTTTCGACTTTTAAATCCGAAAATAATCAATGGTTTTACCTGGACGGAAAGTTTGAATAA
- a CDS encoding KTSC domain-containing protein, producing the protein MKKIVEYRKLLNVEKTAELKDLKTIYRNAMKESHPDKFQGDDAGLKAAEEKSKAIIEAYHFLVSINPETIKANLPEYTETISTCSITDYKFVDGRLIIDFSNGSVYEYISVPKATYVKMVNADSPGRFAKRHILNSFTWRKKTNQE; encoded by the coding sequence ATGAAAAAAATAGTTGAATACCGCAAGTTACTAAACGTTGAGAAAACTGCAGAGTTAAAAGATTTAAAAACCATTTACCGTAATGCGATGAAAGAATCTCATCCTGATAAATTTCAAGGTGACGATGCTGGTTTAAAAGCTGCAGAAGAAAAAAGTAAGGCTATCATTGAGGCTTATCACTTTTTGGTTAGTATTAACCCTGAGACAATTAAAGCAAATTTACCTGAATATACAGAAACGATTTCAACTTGTTCAATTACTGATTATAAATTTGTTGACGGTCGTTTAATTATCGATTTCTCTAACGGAAGTGTTTACGAATACATTAGTGTTCCTAAAGCAACTTATGTGAAAATGGTCAATGCAGATTCTCCTGGAAGATTCGCAAAAAGACACATTTTAAACTCTTTTACCTGGAGAAAGAAAACAAATCAGGAATAG
- a CDS encoding DUF4369 domain-containing protein, with amino-acid sequence MKKILFLLTASVAIISCSKVKDGEYLITGTATGIENGKTIILQGQDPTTKMPLALDTVKVENGKFEIKGKVTEPAFHTLILQGANGPIPFILETGEIKIAIDKDSIHKSKISGTYNNDEYVKFNDELTKTQKALVDFQKNNTQKMQAAQQAQDTATINGLMKQYMKIQTEVQADSKKKYVAYAENHPKSYISALIIQGMLGDPSTDIKKAEALYNSLDESLKNTAPGKEIKTKLGQAKMPAVGATAPPVGSAK; translated from the coding sequence ATGAAAAAAATACTTTTTTTACTTACCGCTTCTGTAGCGATAATTTCTTGCAGCAAAGTTAAAGATGGAGAGTACCTTATTACAGGAACTGCTACAGGAATTGAAAACGGAAAAACGATCATTCTTCAAGGTCAGGATCCAACTACTAAAATGCCATTAGCTCTTGATACAGTAAAAGTAGAAAATGGAAAATTTGAAATTAAAGGAAAAGTAACTGAACCAGCATTTCATACTTTAATTCTTCAAGGTGCAAACGGACCAATTCCTTTTATCTTAGAAACGGGAGAGATCAAAATTGCAATCGATAAAGACAGTATCCACAAATCTAAAATTTCTGGAACTTACAATAATGATGAGTACGTAAAATTCAATGACGAACTTACAAAAACTCAAAAAGCATTAGTTGATTTTCAAAAAAACAACACTCAAAAAATGCAAGCTGCTCAACAAGCTCAAGATACAGCAACTATCAATGGTTTGATGAAACAATACATGAAAATTCAAACTGAAGTTCAGGCAGATTCTAAAAAGAAATATGTTGCTTACGCTGAAAATCACCCAAAATCTTATATTTCTGCGTTGATTATTCAAGGTATGTTAGGAGATCCTTCTACTGATATTAAAAAAGCAGAAGCTTTATACAACTCATTAGATGAGTCTTTAAAAAATACTGCTCCGGGAAAAGAAATTAAAACAAAATTAGGTCAAGCAAAAATGCCTGCGGTTGGTGCAACAGCTCCTCCTGTTGGCAGCGCTAAATGA